Within the Methanomicrobium sp. W14 genome, the region CCGGAGGCATTGCGACACCTTCCGATGCGGCACTGATGATGCAGCTTGGCGCAGACGGTGTTTTCGTTGGTTCAGGTATTTTCAAGTCCCAGAACCCTGAAAAGATGGCCGCTGCGATTGTTGAGGCTGTAAACAACTACAACGACCCCGAGGTCATTGCAAAGGCAAGCAAAAATCTCGGCGAGGCGATGCCGGGCCTTGACGTTCATTCCCTTAAAGAGGATGAGGTGCTCTCAGTCCGTGGGAATTAAAATAGGTGTCCTTGCGCTCCAGGGCGATGTCAGTGAGCATATACGCTCCTTTGAGTCGGCCCTTGAAAACCTGGGCGTTTCAGGAGGTTCAAATGTTTTTGAACTCCGCAGTAAAGAAGCCATTTCAGGATGCGATGCCTTGGTCCTTCCGGGCGGAGAATCTACGACAATATCCTGTCTTATCGACAAAAACGGCATGAGGGAGGTTCTGGCAAATTTCAGGGGCGGATTTTTTGCTACATGCGCCGGTTTGGTTATTCTTGCCAAATCGACTGATGACGACCGTGTGAGGTCTCTCGGTGTTTTTGATGTCTCTGTCGGAAGAAATGCATTCGGAAGGCAGAGGGAATCATTTGAGGTGCCTCTTGATATAGACGGGCTGGATAAGCCTTTCAATGCCGTATTTATACGCGCACCCGTGGTTTTGTCACATGGGCCGGGCGTGTCCGTGCTTTCAAAAACGCCTTTCGGCGTTGTTGCGGTAAGACATGGAAAACATATGGCGTTTTCATTCCATCCTGAACTTACACCGGATTTGCGCCTTCATGAGATGTTTTTGGCAAATCTTATGAATTAATCATTTTTCTGGAAATTTCTAACCGGCAACAGATCCGGTTTCAGTTGTATAATATCTGTTAAGTTATCTATTTTCGTTTAGGAAGATTTATTTAGATTATCAAACAATCTAAAAAGCATATAGTTTGAGTTTCAAAATATTTGGTGATCAAATGAATGACATCGAGGAACTTAATGAAAACCTTATGGAATTTTTCGACAGGTTTTCATCGTGGGAGAACTCCGTAATTCAGCAGGGATCGGTAAACGTTGCAGGAGCCCATGCGATTGAAAAACTGGGGCATAACGGCAGCATGAGCATGAAGGATCTTTCAAAGGAACTTGGAGTTACAACCGGAACGACTACAGTCACAGTTGACAGGCTTGAAAAAGGCGGGTATGCAGTCCGTGACCGTCCTGAAAATGATCGCAGGTCATATATTATCAGGCTTACTGAAAAAGGAGATGAGGCTTACAGGGTTCACCACAGCCACCACTTGAACCTGGCAGAGGAAATTGCTTCTGTTTTGTCAGACGAGGAAGTCCTGGCATTTATTGAGATTTTGAAGAAGGTAAATCCTGAAATATAAAGTTTTTCGGAGTTTTTTGAAATGGACGAAACAGGAGGCAACAAAAGCCGTCACCATGAGTGCCATGGCCATGAATGCTGTGAAAATGAAGCCTGCGGGTGCGGTCACTCTCATGGTAAAGAGTCTCATAATTCAGAATATCTCTTTCTTCTTGTGGCGGGAGTGGCCCTTTCGTTTGCAATAGCAGGGGACTATTTTGGATTTTTAGATGTTGCGGCAGTTTCAGTCTTTGCACTGTTATCTACGGCTTTTACCGGTATTCCGATAATTTACGGGGCTGTAAAGGGGCTTCTCGTAGGGCGGTCAAACGTATGCGAACTTGCAGGACTCGCGATTGCAGCGGCGGTTATTACCGGCGAATATATAGTTGCGGCAGAAGTTGGTTTCATTCTCTCAATAGGAGAAATCGCGGAAGACTATGCATACAAAAGGTCGAGACGTGACATCGAGAATCTAACGTCAAACCTTCCCAAATACGGCTACATAAAGAGGAGAGATAAATTCGAGGAGGTCCTGGTTGACGAAATTAACCCCGGTGACATTATCCTTGTCCGTCCGGGTGATGTCGTCTCATCAGACGGAAAGGTTATGTCAGGGTCTACTTCGATGGATGAGTCCTGCCTTACAGGTGAAAGTGTCCCGGTAGATAAAAACGAAGGTGACATCGTCTATTCTGGTTCGATAAACAAAAGCGGCTCCGTGCAGGTTCTGGTTACAAAGAAAGGTAAGGACTCCACCTATTCCAGAATAGTGGAACTTGTTCACGAAGCCGAAAACAGGCGTCCGCCTTCATATCCGTTCATTGAGAAGTTTGCCTCTTTGTATACCCCTCTTACCCTTATTGCCGTTGCATTGACATGGGTATTTACCGGAAGTCTTGAAAGGGCTATCACGGTTTTAATCGTGGCATGCCCGTGTGCACTTCTCCTGTCCACCCCTTCTGCCGTGATTGCTGCAATCGGTGCCGGCGCAAAGAGAGGTGTCCTTTTTAAGAGTGGAGTTTACCTGGAGGAATCAGGAAAAACAGATGCCGTTTTGTTTGACAAGACCGGAACGCTTACAACAGGAGTAATGAAAGTATCGCGAATTGTGCCTGTGGACGGATATTCCTGCGAGGAAGTCATAAAAACGGCTGTCTTTGCCGAGTACGGTATGCAGCACCCGATAGCTAAAGCTGTTGTGGCTTATGCCGCTGAAAAAGGAATTGACGTCTCCGAATACAGCCGGTCGGGGAGAACAGAAGGTCTGGGAGTCAGGGCAGACAGTGAGGGTGAGAGTGTCCTTGCAGGCAGCAGGAAATTTTTTGAAAATTCCGGTGTAAAGATATCTGAATTTGTCTTAAAAAAGACGGAGGAGATGATAAGAGACGGTATGAATCCGGTTTTAATAGGCAAAAACAGTGTTGTTACAGGTATAATCGGTGTTGAGGACTCGGTGAGAAGTGAATCGGCTTACGTTGTTGATATTCTCAGGGACATGAAAATTGCGGATATTTATGTCCTTACCGGGGACAGAAATGAGATAGCGTACTCGGTATCGGATAAGTGCGGAATTGAGAATGAAAACGTGTACTCTGAGATTACGCCGAAGGGCAAAAAA harbors:
- the pdxT gene encoding pyridoxal 5'-phosphate synthase glutaminase subunit PdxT, translating into MGIKIGVLALQGDVSEHIRSFESALENLGVSGGSNVFELRSKEAISGCDALVLPGGESTTISCLIDKNGMREVLANFRGGFFATCAGLVILAKSTDDDRVRSLGVFDVSVGRNAFGRQRESFEVPLDIDGLDKPFNAVFIRAPVVLSHGPGVSVLSKTPFGVVAVRHGKHMAFSFHPELTPDLRLHEMFLANLMN
- a CDS encoding MarR family winged helix-turn-helix transcriptional regulator, whose product is MNDIEELNENLMEFFDRFSSWENSVIQQGSVNVAGAHAIEKLGHNGSMSMKDLSKELGVTTGTTTVTVDRLEKGGYAVRDRPENDRRSYIIRLTEKGDEAYRVHHSHHLNLAEEIASVLSDEEVLAFIEILKKVNPEI
- a CDS encoding cation-translocating P-type ATPase, which encodes MDETGGNKSRHHECHGHECCENEACGCGHSHGKESHNSEYLFLLVAGVALSFAIAGDYFGFLDVAAVSVFALLSTAFTGIPIIYGAVKGLLVGRSNVCELAGLAIAAAVITGEYIVAAEVGFILSIGEIAEDYAYKRSRRDIENLTSNLPKYGYIKRRDKFEEVLVDEINPGDIILVRPGDVVSSDGKVMSGSTSMDESCLTGESVPVDKNEGDIVYSGSINKSGSVQVLVTKKGKDSTYSRIVELVHEAENRRPPSYPFIEKFASLYTPLTLIAVALTWVFTGSLERAITVLIVACPCALLLSTPSAVIAAIGAGAKRGVLFKSGVYLEESGKTDAVLFDKTGTLTTGVMKVSRIVPVDGYSCEEVIKTAVFAEYGMQHPIAKAVVAYAAEKGIDVSEYSRSGRTEGLGVRADSEGESVLAGSRKFFENSGVKISEFVLKKTEEMIRDGMNPVLIGKNSVVTGIIGVEDSVRSESAYVVDILRDMKIADIYVLTGDRNEIAYSVSDKCGIENENVYSEITPKGKKEIVSSLQESGRKVCFVGDGVNDGPAIAQANIGVSMGSRENTVAIETSHAVILKDDLRSLLVMLRLGARALRTIKVNVAFAVLFTLSLVILAFLGIIHPVSGAVGHQVATLGVLANSALLSAGIDKI